tcgattttaactatgaATTTTGATTCCAATTCAATTCTAATCTTccttaaattttgtatattatcTCACCATGTGTTTTCAACGAATTCCACCCATACTTACTGGAAAAATGTGTTGGTTTTTTTGAATGTTATATATATCATTGGTAACAAATTTTGTCTTCAAATTAGTctaaatcacctccaatcttcctcaaattttgtatatatttatgtGTTTTAAATGAATTCTGACCATAACCAACGGAAAAAAATTTGcctaaatattttgaatattgtATATCATTGATAACTTTTTCTGGTTATTTTTGGTAGCATAATTTAATAGCTAATTATTGATAAATAGTGTATATTTGTGGCTTATTTCTATAGTTCTCTGTAATTTTTTTATTCCATATTGGTCCTAGACTAAACCGGATTAACGCCATGTAAGGTCCATTAAAGAGGAAGATGCTCCCCTCCAATAATTTACCGAAAATTTCTAATTAAGGATGGATGGATCCTATTCATCCCATCACAACCATTAATGATTACCTCCTAGTTCTTCACATGTTTTAGACCTTTGACACTGTCAATGAACCTAAAAATTTTCTTCAATGctcgtatttttttttttaccccATACGTATATGCATTCGAGGGGCTAATTAATTAGTGAGATGAACTTGGCTTAGATTTGATCCCTTTTtctaaaaatagaaaagaaaaataaggaaaaaaaaaacaagaaattgAAACACAGAACAGAGAATAGAAGATCACTTGGGGTAAGAAAACAAGTAGAAGTTCTCAAAATGGTCAGAGCTTATAATAAATCTTCATTTTACTCAAAATAAAATCATCCAAAGTACATTATACCTAAACATTAGGTGGTGATGGAACGCAACAACGACACATTCCACTGATCTCACATCCACAACCTGGGTAATCAAAATGAACTTTACAAAATTTCACACAATCATCATCATTTTGGCATTGAGGCTTATTTATCTCAACATCATTGAAATGATTTTGTTTTTCCAATTCAAAGGATTCCCCAATATGGCTAAAATTGCAAAAAACTAAGCAAAACAGAACAACCAAAGTCAATGTTGCCTTTGCCATCTCAAGAATTGACAGTACGTAAGTATgagtatattttttttgttgtattgaaaTATCATAGAACTTTATGTTCTGCATGTATTTATAGTCTCTGAAAAGAATAGTAATATATACATTATGTAAGAAGCTACCTAAAAAAAGAGAGGAATCTAATCTATAGgagttttaaatttttaaatgtaaaTTAAAATGTTGCCTAGATTGTATACATAGAAGATAAGTAACTAAGTATCACTAATACACTATGCCAATATATGGTATATTGTTGTAAATTTGTATAATGGTTTCAGTTAATTTACTCAATTTATTATGTAGAttcttttttcacttttggtaACTTGTTTATGGAAATAAAAAGTTTTCAAAACTGATTATGTAGATTCTTTGgtcattttattttcttgttacacatctctttttttttttgtggagaAATATGATGTGGATTATTCTCTTGTATTTCCTCCTTAAAAAAAGATGCTATTTTGGTCCAGTTTTATCAAGTAGGATGTTGTATTCAGTTGAGTTGATGTAGTATATAAGTTAGTTTTATAAAAGATAGTATTTGCCCCTCCCCCGACCCCTTTAATTTCTTATGTGATTTGGTGCTATTAGttagaaaatatacaaaaaagagGCTCGCTGCTGAACTTAGAATGTAGAATAgaggaagaaaataagagaaggaAGCCTCTAGAATTTAGTCCTTAGTTTATATAAATCATATTGGTAATTCTCAAAATTAATCTCTGTTATTCTAATTAAAAATATTCAATCTCAAACTTTTGGGAAGTGGGTAGGTTTCCCAATACGAAACTTTCAAAAATCTTGTCGTAATTCCTAATATTACACTAAAAGAAAATGAGACCTCAAGTTTCGGCATTGAAGATTACTCGCTCATTCCGTCTCAAATTATCCGTCGTGTTTCTCTTTTACACgtcctttaaaaaaatattaattagaagaGATTTTAGACTATTTTAGTCTTGTTTATGTCTTATGATATAATTCctcttcattgaatatttattctatttatgtgaTATCTCCATCTTCAAAAACAATTACTATTAaagataaaatgaaaaaataataatcaattttgtcttgaacttctaaaatgacatataaattgagacaactatttttagaaaACACGACAGATAATTtgggacggagggagtattttttttttttttgattaaaaAGGAAATACTATTATCATTACAAAAGAGATTGCAACTAGGAGCACcaaaactataatattacaaGCTGTATTTAATCTAACAAAAGAAGTTCCTAATTTGTTTGCTCCAACTGCTTTTAAAGCAAACAAAGGAGAAACTactaaatatacaaaaatatcatttcaatTGTGTTTGTCATATAATAATCTAATCAAAATCTACTGCAAGTATCCATAAGGCATTTGGGTAGAGCCACTGCTTATAAAAGAGTACTGATTTAACTCCACAGGCTGCATTCTTGAACTTGAACCAATAATACCATTATTCACCAACAAATCTTCTGCCTCAATCTTCATATAATCTGAATTTCCAAATTGATAGTCACCAACACTAAGCTGCCCATTATCCAAAATTCCCATTGAATTCACATGATCAGTACTTGAAATTACTTGATCAAAATCAGCTGTCAATTCTTGAAAAAACTGATTATCCATATAAGAAATAGGCTGTGGATTACTTTGGTTGAAGTTGTCCATTAATTCAGGATAGTCCCATATTTCTTGATTAATATTCCTACTACTTTTCAAGAATTCAGATTTTCCCTTTGCATTCTCCATCTTTTTCTCAAGAACCCCAGCAAGATTTCGTAATTCTTTTTCAGATAAATAGTTGAATCTTGAATCCCAAGTTGGGTATTTTTCTGTCTTGATTTTTTTCTTCAACTTTGCCATTTTAATCTCagcctttttcttttgattttccaaGAAGCTACACAAGCTGTTTTCTCTTTTACTCCGGTCTTCGATTGGTTGGTTTTTGTACAGATTTATTAGCTCTTGAACTTCGTTTGGATCATTTGGCCAAATTTCTTCACAATTATAACCTTCATATATTATCATGCATGCTTTGATATCACAAAGTATTGAGAGCtctgagattttctttattaagCAAGCTTTCCTTTTCTGGAAAGTGGATTTCCTTGTCTTGTGATCCTGAATAAGTTCCATGTTGATTTTTGATCTTCCCATTTTAATTTGCCTGTTCAAGAAAACATACATATACaattaaatagaagaaaaaaaagcatACACTATAATGAAGTTTCTGAAAATAACCTTGATTTTCTGCTTAGTATagtaaaaagaaaaaacagaGTCGGTAATGTTCCCTAACGGctagaaaaacaagaaaagaaaatcgGTAATGAGAATTCTAATTTTAAAAAGGGCATcaaaattttgaatttctttcTTTAAAACTAGAAACAAAATTTTGGTTAATAGTAAATTAAGCACCAAAAAGTAAAGTAACAAAGGCTTTTATTAAAGACATTCATATATTGTCTGCATTTTTGTGAAGAGTGGATGCTGCTTTCTGGTAATTAGAATTCACGAAAATCAGCCATAGAGAAACAATCAGCACAAGAAATTAGAACTATATTCCTTAATGGTAAAATTCAAAGAAATAATCTCCAATTAATCCAAAACACTTAAAACTCATTGAAGGAAGAACAATTTTATTGTGCCTTAATAAAATAGAAACTCCAAAGTCCAGGAAAAGAAAAGTTGAGAATTAATACAAACTTCAAATTGAGAGCTAAATTTAAACTTCAAGAACGTCTACTATTACATAATTTCAAGAACATGTATTGCTTTACCAAAAGAGGAAAAAACAAATTAATATATTATTTTCCAATATAATCCGTTCTACCAGATTTGCGACGAAATAGAGCTTCAAAATTAACAacgtgaaaaaagaaaagaaagaaagaaagttacCTGGTTATGAGTGAATTCTTCAACTCAAAACGGCCAAATTAGCAATATGTTTTTTGAGAGTAGGATTGCCATAATTATATATAAGAGTTTGACGCGTCGTTTTTTTAGAAACTATacttaattatttttcttctcCCTTTTCCAATTGGAGAAATTATAGGAAACTAGGAATATTTGTCCTTTCACTACGCTTCTTACACCGTTTTAATAACCAAAGCTTCAATCCTTCCAATAATTCTGCCAAGACCGCTACTGACACTAATAACCAAGATCACTTAGCTTGTCCTCAGCGGAGTTTCTAAATAGCCAACTGGCTAATGAAGCTGTACAAGTGGAGAAGGGCGTGCAATTAGGCTCTATAACAATAATTGATTTGCCTCTTTCCCCTTCTACAATGCCCACTTCCTCAAGTGATCCCTACATTATAAATTCCAATACTCTGTGTAATGCCGATAATACTAATTTTCCTACGGATGAGACACTAGCTCATACAAGTTCTGAGGCAACAAAGAAAGCAAGACTAAAAGAATCATGCACCAACGGATGCCAATCCCTCTCACAATGCTCCCGAACAAAGAGAAAAAGTAGTATAGAGAGGAGAAGGGATATCACCACCAATCAGGGAATTGGGGATAGAATTTTCAAGCCCAAACGAAGTCATAGTTCCTTCCCTGAGGACAAGCCTTTCTTCACCTTTGGGGGAGGAGAGAAGCGAAAACCAACACCATTATGTGATGATGAATCGACCAACTAGCTTTGTAGTCTGGAATGTTCGCGTATCGAACAATGATAACTTTAAGAGAAACTTTAGGGAGTTGATTGACACCCATAAGTTTTGCTTGGTTGCTTTACTAGAAACTAGGATGGAAATTCATACCCCATTACTAAATGAATTCACTTTTACCGAATTAATAGAGGTTCCAGCGGAGGGACAATCTGGTGGTATGGTTACTCTATGGAACAATAACTTTATCAAAAGAAAGCAGGAGATCCATGTTATGGTAGAGATATTTCCTTATCGCAAATCCTGGTTATTTAGTGCAATTTATGCTAGTACCAACAAACTAGACCGAGATACTCTTTGGGATAATTTAGGATCTATCCATAACGGTTATAATGGTCCATGGCTTGTTGATGTTTAGTTATAATgatatatttttagtgcattacttaccttacatttaggagctttaatgctaaactacattatatttgtgcttaattgagttattttatgtgtaggtacattGGAGATGAAATTGTGAGCAACGCGAATATTTTGGaagtatattatatgtatttaCATGAATGCATGCATTTGTCGGACACAAGGATCAAAGAATGAAGGCAGCACTCAAAATCAACAAGCTTCGAGAGACAGTTAGGCAAAGCAAGTCAAAAATGTAAACGAAGCAATAGCGAGGTGAAGCGAGCTTTGTGGCTCGCTATAGAGCAAGCGAGGCGAGCTTTGTAGCTCGCGTTAGAGCAGGCGGCGTGAGGCTTACCGCGAGAGGATGCGCGCGACAGAGCTTGCGAGGCACAGTGTATAGTGAGGTGGAGCGCGCTGTAGAGCTCGCGTGCGAGGCTTGTAGCAAGGGTGGTCCGGATTTATAAGGCCCATTTTGTCTCctatttggttttggacttggttatttcatTTAGGTCTtttccctacacatataaatagtcattaaacaccattttAAGGAGTTTTTGACGACCGGAGGTAAGAACATCACATGGAACAATTTTTGGAGGAGAGAATCATCAAGTtcttcattccttcatcttttctttgtaatttgtttatgcaaaatacttgaaaaattattactacgaatatgagtagctaaacttctaatctagggtttgatggaacctattgaaggatgattttctactaagtttaatatagatttgcctttgatttttctctacttaTTCAACTACGTTTacattgtggttgattgaagagctctcaatcgactgtaCCTATTTAGTGTGTAGTGCTTGGAAAAgaatacatatttaggtagtcattgaacaacatcactcctaacgtatgtgaggaattaatacggagggtttaaaggtagaATTAGGAATaacaaaaccttggtgcgatcctagtgagcggtgaattagagCTAGCTAGCGTAGTTTAgaagaatacgtctagtaaattatggtagttactcgaaagagaattacgacactcaaagtactcacgatcggtagagaatacttaggcaaatttataggaaacaTAGCGGGGAGGATTCCGATaatagggaaaatcataaccttagactgTTCCAAATCTTGTCCACAACCTTTCCTCTGTTAGTTATAAATTactgtattttaattatttttctcttagttagtaaacattcaaatcgttatttaatatttctgaatgttgattacttgaattcatACGAGTCTAGTAGTTGTAattagtaggttaattccctgtgagattcgactccggacttgtaaatcggattatatttgcaatgaccgctaGATATCTTAGGaagcatagttgggcgtgatcaaattttggcgccgttaccgGAGAATTAACTGTGTTATTAATTACAGCTAGAAGAATTGCTAGGATTCTTAGTTTAatcaattttcttcattttaaattaattatattaaaattctaacatttgtagtcttg
This DNA window, taken from Nicotiana tabacum cultivar K326 chromosome 4, ASM71507v2, whole genome shotgun sequence, encodes the following:
- the LOC107797864 gene encoding agamous-like MADS-box protein AGL82 encodes the protein MGRSKINMELIQDHKTRKSTFQKRKACLIKKISELSILCDIKACMIIYEGYNCEEIWPNDPNEVQELINLYKNQPIEDRSKRENSLCSFLENQKKKAEIKMAKLKKKIKTEKYPTWDSRFNYLSEKELRNLAGVLEKKMENAKGKSEFLKSSRNINQEIWDYPELMDNFNQSNPQPISYMDNQFFQELTADFDQVISSTDHVNSMGILDNGQLSVGDYQFGNSDYMKIEAEDLLVNNGIIGSSSRMQPVELNQYSFISSGSTQMPYGYLQ